One Lysinibacillus sp. OF-1 DNA segment encodes these proteins:
- a CDS encoding globin-coupled sensor protein — protein sequence MIFQKQRKTKVLDLQQYTVKMDLSTRQSMVKQIEMLNLTKQDLQYLKAFQPYVMDNVDHIVNRFYNMIGTEHHLVDIISHHSSVDRLKVTLRQHIIEMFNGTIDEVYYQRRVKIAKVHVHIGLRTQWYICAFQDLSISFIDLVEKNIEHPQDQFNTIRAISKICNFEQQLVLEAFENTVEQMKEKMMHEKEAIERQIVDSSEALATISQETNNSFCCLSKQSDEIKQLAKKSLDVSTLAENQALEGRERLKNQSQNMINIIHSLHDIEENIEQLSDMSREMETIMNVVTNIANQTNLLALNAAIEAARAGEAGKGFSVVADEVRKLSIQTKDSVTSVALLLKKTSERTEKLEHSLANIQDEVASGEENMLQTEGQFTSILGAMTEAKDQNDCMATKIQAIVGILNELGTSFTEVTNSAENLASFSQNLKG from the coding sequence GTGATTTTTCAAAAACAGAGAAAGACGAAGGTATTGGATTTACAGCAATATACAGTAAAAATGGATTTGTCTACTCGCCAATCAATGGTGAAACAAATTGAAATGCTGAATCTAACGAAGCAAGACTTACAATATTTAAAAGCTTTCCAGCCATATGTTATGGACAATGTAGATCACATCGTAAACCGTTTTTACAACATGATAGGAACAGAGCATCATTTGGTAGATATTATAAGTCATCATAGTTCTGTAGACAGACTTAAAGTAACGCTACGGCAGCATATTATTGAAATGTTTAACGGAACCATTGATGAGGTGTATTACCAAAGACGAGTAAAAATTGCAAAGGTACATGTTCATATTGGGCTTAGAACCCAATGGTATATTTGCGCATTCCAAGATTTATCCATATCATTTATTGATTTAGTCGAAAAAAATATAGAGCACCCCCAAGATCAATTTAATACGATCAGGGCCATATCGAAAATTTGTAATTTCGAGCAGCAGCTGGTTTTGGAGGCTTTTGAAAACACTGTAGAACAAATGAAAGAAAAAATGATGCATGAGAAAGAAGCTATTGAACGACAAATTGTTGATTCTTCCGAAGCACTTGCCACAATTTCTCAGGAAACAAATAATTCATTTTGCTGCTTAAGCAAGCAATCTGACGAAATTAAACAATTGGCTAAAAAATCACTTGATGTCTCAACACTGGCTGAAAATCAAGCACTTGAAGGTCGTGAACGTTTAAAAAATCAATCACAAAATATGATTAATATTATTCATTCACTTCATGATATAGAAGAAAATATTGAACAATTATCGGATATGTCTAGGGAAATGGAGACAATCATGAATGTTGTTACTAATATTGCTAATCAAACCAATCTGTTGGCATTGAATGCTGCAATTGAAGCGGCGCGTGCTGGAGAAGCGGGCAAAGGCTTTAGTGTAGTGGCTGATGAGGTGCGTAAATTATCTATTCAAACGAAGGATTCGGTTACTTCGGTGGCATTGTTATTGAAAAAAACGAGTGAACGGACAGAGAAATTAGAGCATTCTCTGGCAAATATTCAAGATGAAGTAGCGTCAGGTGAGGAAAACATGTTACAAACTGAAGGTCAATTTACAAGCATATTGGGAGCCATGACAGAAGCAAAGGATCAAAACGACTGTATGGCAACGAAAATACAAGCAATCGTCGGGATATTAAACGAGTTAGGGACATCATTTACAGAAGTAACGAATTCAGCAGAAAACTTAGCGAGCTTTTCCCAAAATCTAAAAGGATAG
- a CDS encoding SEL1-like repeat protein codes for MYEQMLAKRNKERIDSLQNLTQSENTWFAQNIKLLTFTEVTLTALQKILYQIVRGLLKEQQQRHLQIIHSEQSQSIQENVLTLLAEYDDVLRDAIPESIYILVWQISSLEKLASRIAVVDDVLDIVEWYFRHQDEQLPILDEEDLDHEVIIDLYKEAVEEQDADAQYQLGEYYNAREGEHFQPEKSLKWFELAALQNHADAQYVLGNFYFEGIGVEENDSLAFSYYEKAALQGHADAANNLADMYFNGEGVPQDFILAKQWFDYAAEKNVAEAMFTLGIIYEQGLGVEADVEAAFNAYKKSAELGYVEAQYRLGGIYLEGRLGQTKEVNRGLFWYERAAEQYHVDAFYDLGYIWSNGLTGIRNIEKGIHWFKQAAIQGDADAKLQLGHIYNKGEGIARNLKEAIKWYGLAADAGVAEASKILQELKGL; via the coding sequence ATGTACGAGCAAATGTTAGCCAAGCGAAATAAAGAAAGAATTGATTCCCTACAAAATCTGACACAGTCAGAAAATACATGGTTTGCTCAAAATATAAAATTACTTACATTCACGGAAGTTACCCTAACAGCCTTGCAAAAAATATTGTATCAAATAGTGCGAGGGCTATTGAAAGAACAGCAACAACGGCATTTACAAATTATCCATTCAGAACAATCTCAGTCCATACAGGAGAATGTTTTAACATTGTTAGCGGAATATGACGATGTCTTGCGTGATGCCATTCCCGAATCTATCTATATCCTTGTTTGGCAAATCTCTTCGTTAGAAAAGCTAGCAAGCCGTATAGCAGTAGTTGATGATGTACTTGATATTGTGGAGTGGTACTTCCGTCATCAAGATGAACAGCTCCCTATTTTAGATGAAGAGGATTTAGATCATGAAGTCATTATTGATTTATATAAAGAAGCAGTTGAAGAACAAGACGCAGATGCACAATATCAATTGGGAGAATACTACAACGCTAGAGAAGGTGAACATTTTCAACCTGAAAAATCATTGAAATGGTTTGAATTAGCAGCGCTTCAGAATCATGCAGATGCTCAATACGTACTAGGGAATTTTTACTTTGAGGGGATTGGTGTGGAAGAAAATGATTCCCTTGCTTTTTCATACTATGAAAAAGCAGCTTTACAGGGGCATGCGGATGCCGCCAATAATTTAGCGGATATGTATTTCAATGGGGAAGGCGTACCGCAAGATTTTATATTAGCAAAACAATGGTTTGATTATGCTGCTGAAAAAAATGTGGCAGAGGCGATGTTTACGTTAGGAATTATATACGAGCAGGGACTGGGTGTTGAAGCAGATGTAGAAGCAGCTTTCAATGCCTACAAAAAATCAGCAGAGCTAGGTTATGTCGAAGCGCAATATCGGCTTGGTGGAATATATTTAGAGGGACGCTTGGGTCAAACAAAGGAGGTAAACCGCGGCCTCTTTTGGTATGAAAGAGCGGCTGAACAATATCATGTAGATGCCTTTTATGATTTGGGCTATATATGGAGTAATGGACTAACTGGTATACGCAATATCGAAAAAGGTATTCATTGGTTTAAACAGGCTGCAATTCAAGGAGACGCGGACGCTAAGCTACAACTAGGGCATATTTACAATAAAGGTGAAGGAATTGCTAGAAACCTAAAAGAAGCCATCAAGTGGTATGGCCTCGCAGCAGATGCTGGTGTTGCAGAAGCTTCTAAAATATTACAGGAACTTAAAGGATTGTAA
- a CDS encoding YdcF family protein: protein MLLTLTLFTTLFLVLYLTEKRRFLNAVALGLIGIYMIRAFIMHYPLLLPNDQGIISEMGIFIILGSFPSIMFILSIAMFFNSKVLLEKEGRKVRNLMLAILGLSFVIMMIWYVFVIFIQIENILWHILFFYAFLVFGYTMFLYTSVLAYAILYHFTPIRYEPNYIIVLGSGLIGDKVPPLLASRLDEAVKQYKKYGERAFIIVSGGQGNDEKLTEAYAMKQYLIDVHHLPTDKILLEDQSTNTEQNMVFSKKIMDHHAQGEKYRSLFVTNNFHVFRASIYAKKAKLDAEGIGSKTAFYYVPNAFTREFIGLLDMYKWAHITVFLIITLFVGLLLRAYV from the coding sequence ATGCTACTAACTTTAACACTTTTCACCACATTATTTCTCGTGTTGTACTTAACAGAAAAAAGGCGCTTTCTCAATGCGGTAGCACTAGGTTTAATAGGGATATATATGATAAGAGCGTTCATTATGCACTATCCATTATTGCTGCCAAATGATCAGGGGATTATTTCAGAAATGGGGATATTTATTATATTGGGAAGCTTTCCAAGCATTATGTTTATTTTATCAATCGCAATGTTTTTCAATAGTAAAGTATTATTAGAGAAGGAAGGGCGTAAAGTACGTAATTTAATGTTAGCCATTCTCGGACTAAGTTTTGTTATTATGATGATATGGTATGTTTTCGTCATTTTTATCCAAATAGAAAATATACTTTGGCATATTCTTTTCTTCTATGCGTTTTTGGTTTTTGGCTATACAATGTTTTTATACACAAGTGTCCTTGCCTATGCAATACTGTATCATTTTACACCCATACGCTATGAACCAAATTATATTATTGTATTGGGCTCAGGGTTAATTGGGGATAAAGTGCCCCCACTTTTAGCAAGTCGTTTAGATGAGGCAGTAAAGCAGTATAAAAAGTATGGGGAGAGAGCTTTTATTATTGTCTCAGGTGGTCAAGGCAATGACGAAAAGCTAACCGAGGCATATGCCATGAAACAATACTTAATAGATGTACATCATCTTCCCACTGACAAGATATTGCTCGAAGATCAATCGACCAATACAGAACAAAATATGGTCTTTTCCAAAAAAATAATGGACCATCATGCGCAGGGAGAAAAATATCGTTCGCTATTTGTGACCAATAATTTCCATGTATTTCGTGCAAGTATTTATGCTAAGAAAGCAAAGCTAGATGCAGAAGGAATTGGCTCAAAGACAGCCTTTTACTATGTTCCCAATGCATTTACACGAGAATTTATAGGCTTATTAGATATGTATAAATGGGCCCATATTACAGTTTTTTTAATCATTACGCTATTCGTTGGCTTATTATTGAGAGCATATGTGTAA
- a CDS encoding DUF2653 family protein, whose product MAQIINEQDIINAICLSQAYYKNIRPEAVLVELTYEDDAGFGAEVEVNGQIEVLNTAAMIGALRVWIKDVLHSDPFSTGIELVLDDEEGIIAKLS is encoded by the coding sequence ATGGCACAAATAATCAACGAACAAGATATTATTAATGCTATTTGTTTATCTCAAGCTTATTATAAAAACATTCGTCCCGAGGCAGTTCTTGTCGAATTGACTTACGAAGATGACGCTGGCTTTGGTGCAGAGGTTGAAGTAAACGGTCAAATCGAAGTGCTTAATACAGCAGCTATGATTGGTGCATTACGTGTTTGGATTAAAGATGTTCTACATAGTGACCCATTCTCAACTGGGATTGAGCTTGTTTTAGACGACGAGGAAGGCATTATTGCCAAACTATCATAA
- a CDS encoding ion channel, translating into MLSFILSAKRLVKGLWKSFKRPQFISLFTTLFLIILSGTLFYKGTEGWYWLDAMYFAVVSLIPTGVETGLYPTTTYSKVFTMIYLIVGTGVMFIMLLMLGRSIVDFSLNEEEKEEMKKRLKK; encoded by the coding sequence ATGCTGTCATTTATATTATCTGCGAAAAGATTAGTAAAAGGGTTGTGGAAGTCATTTAAACGTCCTCAATTTATCTCATTATTTACTACATTGTTTTTAATCATTTTATCAGGAACACTGTTTTACAAGGGAACGGAAGGATGGTACTGGTTAGATGCTATGTATTTTGCTGTAGTGAGTTTGATACCAACAGGCGTAGAAACAGGGTTATATCCAACAACGACTTATTCTAAAGTATTTACAATGATTTATTTAATAGTTGGTACGGGAGTAATGTTTATTATGTTGCTAATGCTAGGGCGTTCTATCGTAGATTTTTCTCTGAATGAGGAAGAAAAAGAAGAGATGAAGAAACGTTTGAAAAAGTAA
- a CDS encoding S-layer homology domain-containing protein, whose protein sequence is MRLSKKFRYLAASVLALQLTIPVVANAQEQDDYIAPSWVIQSDYVALGDSLAHGMNEVGVIGLGYTDFIAQALQQGGFLTSYNKGFAMSGYTTKNVLADLQNDVEKTVTGFGYTKEQVKLRASIKEAEIITLTAGANDLLPLLKESQTTGIDTIALVKATKEAVSNIATILSEIKKINPQAEIYVMGYYNSFPYYSENLQNQFKLLLATVNSTIKTTAEKAGAIFVPTYDVVAKDVASYLPNPDNIHLSEAGYLAVANEAFLPIIKTSSLWDITKAIQVDVKDRTTVEVKWQDATDNVGVANYNVYVNGKLISTLDADTTTFTLEDLTENTTYNVSIKAIDAARNESIQNPTITFTTKGTVSFTDTAQHWAKEYIQKAAGAGLMNGYTDGTFRPDSSVTRAQAAAILVRSLELSTDEKAPFTDIANYDAVTQSEIAAAYVHGLIKGTDGKFNPGQFVTRAQLALMISRAYEQQFNQPYSAKGDVPFTDVTSYNAETKRAITMLYELGIVTGNEGKFSPEAVTTRGQAAKIFTNLSQIFIK, encoded by the coding sequence ATGCGATTATCAAAGAAATTTCGTTATTTAGCAGCGAGTGTACTGGCTTTGCAATTAACCATCCCTGTAGTAGCTAATGCACAAGAACAAGACGACTACATAGCACCAAGCTGGGTTATTCAATCTGATTATGTGGCATTAGGCGACTCATTAGCACATGGAATGAATGAGGTAGGTGTTATTGGGTTAGGCTACACGGATTTTATTGCACAGGCCTTACAGCAGGGTGGCTTCCTTACTTCTTATAATAAGGGCTTTGCTATGTCAGGCTACACTACCAAAAATGTTTTAGCAGATTTACAAAATGATGTAGAAAAAACAGTCACAGGTTTTGGATACACAAAGGAACAAGTAAAGTTACGAGCTTCTATTAAAGAGGCAGAAATCATTACATTAACGGCTGGAGCAAATGATTTATTACCATTATTAAAAGAGTCCCAAACAACGGGAATTGATACGATAGCCCTTGTTAAAGCTACTAAAGAAGCTGTATCGAATATTGCTACAATCTTATCTGAAATCAAAAAGATAAATCCACAAGCAGAAATATATGTGATGGGCTATTATAATTCTTTCCCATACTATAGTGAGAATCTACAAAATCAATTTAAACTGTTATTGGCTACAGTGAATTCAACAATTAAAACAACCGCTGAAAAAGCAGGCGCCATTTTTGTGCCGACATACGATGTTGTTGCAAAGGATGTTGCAAGCTATTTACCAAACCCTGATAACATTCATTTAAGTGAAGCTGGTTATTTAGCAGTCGCAAATGAAGCATTTTTACCAATCATTAAAACTAGCTCGTTATGGGATATAACGAAGGCTATTCAAGTAGATGTGAAAGATCGTACAACTGTAGAGGTTAAATGGCAGGACGCGACAGATAATGTAGGTGTGGCAAATTACAATGTCTATGTGAATGGAAAATTAATCTCAACATTGGATGCAGATACGACAACATTTACACTTGAAGATTTAACAGAAAATACAACCTACAATGTTTCCATCAAAGCAATCGATGCAGCTCGTAATGAAAGTATTCAAAATCCAACGATTACTTTCACTACAAAGGGAACAGTAAGCTTTACAGATACAGCACAGCACTGGGCGAAAGAATACATTCAAAAAGCTGCGGGTGCTGGGCTAATGAATGGTTATACGGATGGGACATTTAGACCTGATAGTAGTGTAACGCGTGCGCAGGCCGCTGCTATTCTTGTGAGAAGTTTAGAGTTATCTACAGATGAGAAGGCACCATTTACTGACATTGCAAATTATGACGCAGTAACACAATCAGAAATTGCAGCAGCATATGTTCATGGGCTTATTAAAGGAACTGATGGGAAATTTAACCCTGGACAGTTTGTTACACGTGCTCAACTAGCCTTAATGATAAGTCGTGCCTATGAACAACAATTTAATCAACCATATAGTGCAAAGGGCGATGTGCCATTTACAGATGTAACCTCTTATAATGCAGAAACAAAACGTGCCATTACCATGTTGTATGAGTTGGGGATTGTGACAGGAAATGAAGGGAAATTCTCACCAGAAGCTGTCACAACAAGAGGTCAAGCCGCTAAAATATTTACAAACCTTAGTCAAATATTCATTAAATAA
- a CDS encoding endonuclease Q family protein, which yields MQTFYADLHIHIGRTSSGRAVKITGSKTLTLAKILETASARKGLDIIGIIDCHSPEVIEEMMEMIEQGELQELKEGGLRFQETTLIPGSEIEIYDQYCHGPIHVLAYFPTLMLMKQFSDWMSQHMKNIHLSSQRIYCDGLTLQRKVHELGGLFIPAHVFTPFKSLFGRGVERSLTEVFDPQLIDAIELGLSSDTNMVSRIKELQAYTFVSNSDAHSLGKLAREYQKLQLAEANFAELKMALHEQQGRAVTANYGLNPLLGKYHQTVCAKCGERLGNEATICTNCGSMQIVKGVATRIQELSEDFLNERNRPPYIHQVPLDFIPGIGPKMMERLIEAFGTEMNILHVVTLNQLEQVVPHKIAHLIDLARTGQLAIEVGGGGIYGKIQSE from the coding sequence ATGCAAACATTTTATGCAGATTTACATATTCATATTGGGCGTACTTCTAGTGGGCGAGCAGTGAAAATTACTGGCAGTAAAACATTAACGTTAGCAAAAATTTTAGAGACTGCTAGTGCTAGAAAGGGATTAGATATTATTGGGATTATTGATTGTCATTCACCCGAAGTAATCGAAGAAATGATGGAGATGATTGAACAAGGTGAACTACAGGAATTAAAAGAGGGCGGCCTACGCTTTCAGGAAACAACGTTGATTCCAGGGTCGGAAATCGAAATTTACGATCAATATTGTCATGGACCTATTCATGTGCTTGCTTACTTTCCAACACTGATGCTAATGAAGCAGTTCTCTGATTGGATGTCCCAACATATGAAAAATATCCACTTGAGTTCACAGCGAATTTATTGTGACGGTCTCACATTACAGCGAAAGGTGCATGAATTGGGAGGTCTGTTTATTCCTGCCCATGTTTTTACACCATTTAAAAGTTTGTTTGGTAGAGGGGTTGAGCGTAGCTTAACAGAAGTCTTTGATCCACAGCTTATCGATGCCATTGAATTAGGGTTAAGCTCTGATACCAATATGGTAAGTCGTATCAAAGAATTACAAGCATATACGTTCGTTAGTAATTCTGATGCCCATTCGCTTGGAAAACTGGCACGTGAGTATCAAAAGTTACAATTAGCAGAAGCAAATTTTGCAGAATTAAAAATGGCTCTACATGAACAACAAGGTCGAGCAGTAACAGCGAATTATGGTTTAAATCCTTTGCTTGGCAAGTATCATCAAACGGTCTGTGCTAAATGTGGAGAACGACTAGGTAACGAAGCTACCATATGTACAAACTGTGGAAGTATGCAAATCGTAAAGGGGGTAGCTACACGTATTCAGGAACTATCAGAGGATTTTCTGAATGAACGAAATAGACCGCCTTATATTCATCAAGTACCACTTGATTTCATCCCTGGTATTGGCCCTAAAATGATGGAACGTCTAATAGAAGCATTTGGTACTGAAATGAATATTTTACATGTGGTAACGCTCAACCAGCTTGAACAAGTTGTGCCACATAAAATCGCCCATTTAATTGATTTAGCTAGAACGGGTCAATTAGCGATCGAGGTTGGTGGTGGTGGAATATATGGAAAAATACAGTCTGAGTAG
- a CDS encoding TetR family transcriptional regulator translates to MSKEEKIIQAAIEVFREKGIEKTKVSDIVKAAGIAQGTFYLYFPSRLSVMPAIAKNMVERIITTVDEGVSDHKPFDQQLEEVVEIIFSITKEYGDIVALIYAGIAQTEHLKEWESIYAPYYDWMSNFLLTAQQQGIIRDSINPSRSAKLIIGLIESAAEQVYLFDDSKDETMTLLKLELLDFLYHALGLRHA, encoded by the coding sequence ATGTCAAAGGAAGAAAAAATTATTCAAGCTGCAATTGAAGTTTTTCGCGAAAAAGGAATTGAAAAGACGAAGGTTTCAGATATCGTCAAAGCTGCTGGGATTGCTCAAGGAACATTTTATCTCTACTTCCCATCACGCCTTTCTGTCATGCCAGCTATTGCAAAAAATATGGTAGAAAGAATTATTACTACCGTAGATGAAGGTGTTTCAGATCATAAGCCTTTTGATCAGCAACTTGAAGAGGTTGTTGAAATCATTTTCTCGATCACAAAGGAATATGGTGATATCGTTGCACTCATTTATGCTGGAATTGCACAAACAGAACATTTAAAAGAATGGGAAAGCATTTATGCACCATACTATGATTGGATGAGTAATTTCTTATTAACGGCTCAACAACAAGGCATCATTCGAGATTCAATTAATCCATCACGGTCAGCAAAGCTTATTATTGGTCTAATTGAATCTGCCGCAGAACAAGTTTATTTGTTTGATGACAGCAAGGATGAAACGATGACACTGCTTAAGCTTGAACTTCTAGACTTTTTATATCATGCACTTGGCCTACGTCACGCGTAA
- a CDS encoding DMT family transporter, with protein sequence MQKEWLYVGLTSLFELFWIFGFNVASSWWHWIIIVSIIAIDFHFLSKACENLPTGTVYAIFAGAGAIGTTLMDIFIFDGEFNAIKGIFMFILISGVIGLKLADNAPTDHDEKKGVNA encoded by the coding sequence ATGCAAAAAGAATGGTTATATGTCGGTCTAACAAGTTTATTTGAATTGTTTTGGATATTTGGTTTTAATGTAGCAAGTTCCTGGTGGCATTGGATTATTATTGTGTCTATAATTGCTATCGATTTTCACTTCTTATCAAAAGCTTGTGAAAACCTACCTACTGGTACCGTATACGCTATTTTCGCTGGTGCAGGTGCAATTGGCACTACGTTAATGGACATTTTTATTTTCGATGGAGAGTTTAATGCGATTAAAGGTATTTTCATGTTTATTTTAATATCGGGCGTTATTGGATTAAAATTAGCAGATAACGCACCAACAGATCACGATGAAAAGAAAGGAGTGAATGCATAA
- a CDS encoding DMT family transporter, with translation MGWVYILLAAIAEIIGVIGLRFYSHNKTIRNLLLYVGGFGLSFALLYASFNYLQLSIAYVVWVGIGTVGAVLVNIIFFGESKNLPRIISIIAIIIGVAGLKAVS, from the coding sequence ATGGGTTGGGTATATATTTTATTAGCAGCAATAGCCGAAATTATAGGTGTTATTGGATTACGCTTTTATAGTCACAATAAAACGATACGAAATTTATTATTATATGTCGGTGGCTTTGGATTATCATTTGCCCTTTTATATGCTTCCTTCAATTATTTACAGCTAAGCATTGCCTATGTTGTCTGGGTAGGTATTGGTACTGTCGGTGCAGTGCTTGTCAATATCATTTTCTTTGGTGAATCCAAAAATCTACCACGAATTATCAGTATCATCGCTATTATCATCGGTGTAGCAGGATTAAAGGCCGTATCTTAA
- a CDS encoding heme ABC transporter ATP-binding protein — protein MTLEAKQVSFSINDQRILHEVSIQIKKKQFVGLIGPNGSGKSTLLKNMYRLLKPESGTVLLNEHDILKQSSKAIAKNLAVVSQDTPVLFDFTVHDLVSMGRTPHKKLLELDQEQDFQIVKDALKQTGIAHLEKRSFSSLSGGEKKRVMVARALAQQAQVLILDEPTNHLDIQHQLQLMDLIQTLHLTVVAALHDLNIAAMYCDQIYVLQQGRIVCHGAPEEVLTPTLLQEVFGVFADIQTHSLTGKPYLTYVPDQFAKKVSQV, from the coding sequence ATGACATTAGAAGCAAAGCAAGTATCATTCTCCATTAACGATCAACGTATACTACATGAAGTAAGTATTCAAATAAAGAAAAAGCAGTTTGTTGGGTTAATTGGTCCTAATGGTAGTGGCAAATCAACATTGCTAAAAAATATGTATCGTCTTCTAAAACCTGAAAGCGGGACGGTATTATTAAATGAGCATGATATTTTAAAGCAATCTAGTAAAGCAATTGCGAAGAATTTAGCTGTTGTTAGTCAAGATACACCTGTTTTATTTGATTTCACTGTACATGATTTAGTTAGCATGGGGAGAACGCCACATAAAAAACTGTTAGAGCTAGATCAAGAGCAAGATTTTCAAATTGTTAAAGATGCTTTGAAGCAAACAGGTATAGCTCATTTAGAAAAACGAAGCTTTAGCTCCCTTTCAGGTGGAGAGAAAAAACGTGTAATGGTTGCACGAGCACTAGCACAGCAAGCACAAGTGCTTATATTAGATGAGCCAACGAATCATTTAGATATCCAACATCAACTTCAGCTTATGGACTTAATTCAAACCTTACATTTAACAGTAGTTGCGGCTTTACATGACTTGAATATTGCGGCAATGTACTGTGATCAAATTTACGTTTTGCAGCAAGGTCGAATTGTGTGTCATGGGGCACCCGAGGAAGTGCTAACACCAACATTGTTACAAGAAGTATTTGGTGTTTTTGCTGATATTCAAACACATTCCTTGACTGGTAAACCATACCTCACGTATGTTCCTGATCAATTCGCAAAGAAGGTCAGTCAAGTTTAA
- a CDS encoding FecCD family ABC transporter permease, which yields MNKKFIFFSLILFFVLIVSMTFAVMVGSVSVTPLYVWKVILSKIPFIQNAIEQDWSRSQEIIIWQIRAPRVLLAAIVGAGLAIAGAAIQALVRNSIADPYILGISSGAAVGATSVIILGAFSFLGIYALSISAFLGSLLAIALVFFLSRVGGRVSIFRLLLAGMAVSFILTAISNFILMMSKQEGALKAVMFWMLGSLAGAKWNNIIIPASIFFVVFGLLWLHYRNLNLLLLGEEAAVTLGVNLQQFRIQLILLVSLLTGVLVAVSGSIGFVGLIIPHIVRLIVGSNYKYVIPISALIGGIFLVWADAFARIIIAPQEMPIGIITAFCGGPFFIWLLRRNNYSFGEGD from the coding sequence ATGAATAAAAAGTTTATATTTTTTTCCTTAATCCTTTTCTTCGTATTAATTGTTTCTATGACCTTTGCTGTCATGGTCGGCTCTGTATCAGTTACACCATTATATGTATGGAAAGTTATTCTTTCTAAAATCCCCTTTATACAAAATGCCATAGAGCAAGATTGGAGTCGCTCACAGGAAATTATCATTTGGCAAATAAGAGCACCTCGTGTTTTATTGGCTGCTATTGTTGGTGCTGGATTAGCCATTGCGGGGGCAGCCATTCAGGCACTTGTGCGAAATTCCATTGCTGACCCGTATATTTTAGGGATTTCTTCAGGGGCAGCCGTCGGAGCGACATCTGTGATTATTTTAGGAGCCTTTTCATTTTTAGGTATTTACGCGCTTTCAATATCAGCCTTTCTAGGATCATTACTTGCCATTGCACTGGTGTTTTTCTTATCTCGTGTTGGGGGACGGGTTTCTATTTTTCGTCTGTTATTGGCAGGTATGGCTGTTTCCTTTATTTTAACGGCCATTTCTAATTTTATTTTAATGATGTCAAAGCAAGAGGGGGCTTTAAAAGCTGTTATGTTTTGGATGCTAGGTAGTCTAGCAGGAGCTAAATGGAATAATATTATCATTCCAGCTTCCATATTTTTCGTCGTATTTGGGCTTCTCTGGCTACACTATCGAAATTTAAATTTACTTTTACTTGGGGAAGAAGCGGCAGTGACGTTAGGCGTTAATCTTCAGCAATTTCGGATTCAGCTTATATTACTTGTCTCCCTGTTAACAGGTGTACTGGTGGCAGTCAGTGGCTCTATTGGTTTTGTAGGTCTAATTATCCCTCATATAGTACGTTTAATTGTGGGATCTAACTATAAATATGTGATACCGATTAGTGCTTTAATAGGGGGGATTTTCTTAGTGTGGGCTGATGCCTTTGCTCGAATTATCATTGCTCCTCAGGAAATGCCAATTGGTATTATTACAGCCTTTTGCGGAGGTCCATTTTTCATTTGGCTACTCCGTCGCAATAATTATTCTTTCGGTGAAGGAGATTAA